A single Mustela lutreola isolate mMusLut2 chromosome X, mMusLut2.pri, whole genome shotgun sequence DNA region contains:
- the LOC131821115 gene encoding uncharacterized protein C9orf85-like, whose protein sequence is MSSQKGYVACSRPQRHQNTVSFKNDEFDKSVQTKKINAKLHDGVFQQHKEGLEMCVTYSNYKPLSKP, encoded by the exons ATGAGCTCCCAGAAGGGGTATGTGGCTTGCTCCAGGCCTCAGAGGCATCAGAATACAGTTAGCTTCAAAAATGACGA GTTTGATAAGAGTGTTCAGAccaaaaaaattaatgcaaagcTTCATGATGGAGTTTTTCAGCAGCATAAAGAAGGTCTTGAAATGTGTGTAACATACAGCAATTATAAACCATTGTCAAAgccttaa